The proteins below are encoded in one region of Amycolatopsis magusensis:
- a CDS encoding FAD-dependent oxidoreductase codes for MTATVVVIGGGYGGASAAKALDDVADVVLVEPKDRFVHHVGALRGLVEPAFADQLFLPYDQLLQRGRVVRDHAVAADAGAVTLGSGERLEADYLVLATGASYPFPAKFSDHDTEAAKGKLRAAHDELAGAASVLLLGAGPVGLELAGEIKAKWPEKAVTIVDPAPELVPGFPEEFRASVREQLEELGVELLLGTSVETPPAEGGFTVATADGTKITADLWFRCFGNVPATGYLTGALAAARLADGRVEVTPELRLAGQEKVFAIGDITAVPEAKMARAAAQHAEVVAANIRALIQGDGELATYEAAPPGMALPLGPHKGATYTLESGLLDAATTAQIKGADLMVGRFVTLLGLG; via the coding sequence ATGACAGCGACCGTGGTGGTCATCGGTGGCGGGTACGGCGGGGCCAGCGCCGCGAAGGCGCTCGACGACGTGGCCGACGTGGTCCTCGTCGAGCCGAAGGACCGCTTCGTGCACCACGTCGGCGCGTTGCGCGGCCTGGTCGAACCGGCGTTCGCCGACCAGCTCTTCCTGCCGTACGACCAGCTGCTCCAGCGCGGCCGGGTGGTCCGCGACCACGCGGTGGCGGCCGACGCCGGTGCGGTCACGCTCGGCTCCGGCGAGCGGCTCGAGGCCGACTACCTCGTGCTGGCGACCGGCGCCTCGTACCCGTTCCCGGCCAAGTTCTCCGACCACGACACCGAAGCGGCCAAGGGCAAACTGCGGGCCGCGCACGACGAACTCGCCGGGGCCGCGAGCGTGCTGCTGCTCGGCGCGGGCCCGGTCGGGCTCGAACTGGCGGGGGAGATCAAGGCGAAGTGGCCGGAGAAGGCGGTCACCATCGTGGACCCGGCGCCGGAACTGGTGCCCGGCTTCCCCGAGGAGTTCCGCGCTTCGGTGCGTGAGCAGCTCGAAGAACTCGGCGTGGAACTGCTGCTGGGCACGTCGGTCGAGACGCCACCGGCCGAGGGCGGCTTCACCGTGGCCACCGCCGACGGCACGAAGATCACCGCGGACCTGTGGTTCCGCTGCTTCGGCAACGTACCGGCCACCGGGTACCTCACCGGTGCGCTGGCCGCGGCCCGGCTGGCGGACGGGCGCGTCGAGGTGACCCCGGAACTGCGCCTGGCCGGGCAGGAGAAGGTGTTCGCCATCGGGGACATCACCGCCGTGCCGGAGGCCAAGATGGCCCGCGCCGCCGCGCAGCACGCCGAGGTGGTCGCGGCGAACATCCGCGCGCTCATCCAGGGCGACGGCGAACTGGCCACCTACGAAGCCGCGCCGCCCGGGATGGCGTTGCCGCTCGGCCCGCACAAGGGCGCCACCTACACCCTCGAATCGGGCCTGCTGGACGCGGCGACGACCGCGCAGATCAAGGGCGCGGACCTGATGGTCGGCCGGTTCGTCACACTGCTCGGACTCGGCTGA
- a CDS encoding MarR family winged helix-turn-helix transcriptional regulator, which translates to MSEPMDLATALVRLSHLVQRVFTEVSRDHELTQQQAQLLCALIAGPVGMTELGRTLHLEKSSITGLVDRVERRGLVTRVRDDHDRRACRIALTEKGAELGERSHEGVVERLDELTADLPAGTRELLAAALSGLTTQADAGRQVFEPANVRA; encoded by the coding sequence ATGAGCGAGCCGATGGATCTGGCGACCGCACTGGTGCGGCTGTCGCACCTGGTGCAGCGGGTGTTCACCGAGGTCAGCCGGGACCACGAGCTGACCCAGCAGCAGGCGCAGCTGCTCTGCGCGCTGATCGCCGGGCCGGTGGGCATGACCGAACTGGGCCGGACGCTGCACCTGGAGAAGTCCAGCATCACCGGGCTGGTCGACCGGGTGGAGCGGCGCGGCCTGGTCACCCGCGTGCGCGACGACCACGACCGGCGCGCCTGCCGGATCGCCCTGACCGAGAAGGGCGCCGAACTCGGCGAGCGCTCGCACGAGGGCGTGGTCGAGCGGCTCGACGAGCTGACCGCGGACCTGCCCGCCGGGACGCGCGAGCTGCTCGCCGCCGCGCTCTCCGGGCTGACCACTCAAGCCGACGCGGGACGGCAGGTGTTCGAACCGGCTAACGTGCGCGCATGA
- a CDS encoding peptidylprolyl isomerase produces MKITHRFTLAAITALALTGLAIPAQAAPAAPTVHCEFTPTPENPAARPVHPPSPNASAKGTAKAVLQTNYGLVAIELDKANAPCAVHNFRHLIRSWFYQHTQCFRLTASQRLGVLQCGDIYEVEKGGPGYRFPDEVTGEETYPRGTVAMGNQGPGTNGSQFFFVHSHANIDPKYSVLGRVVWGMDTLDRIVAAGIADGAEDGAPARPVRIHFALTS; encoded by the coding sequence ATGAAAATCACGCACCGGTTCACCCTCGCCGCGATCACCGCACTGGCGCTGACGGGCCTGGCGATCCCGGCCCAGGCCGCGCCCGCCGCACCGACCGTCCACTGTGAATTCACGCCCACCCCGGAGAACCCGGCCGCGCGGCCGGTGCACCCGCCGTCGCCGAACGCCTCCGCCAAGGGCACGGCGAAAGCGGTGCTGCAGACCAACTACGGGCTGGTCGCGATCGAACTGGACAAGGCGAACGCGCCGTGCGCGGTGCACAACTTCCGGCACCTCATCCGCAGCTGGTTCTACCAGCACACGCAGTGCTTCCGGCTGACCGCTTCGCAGCGGCTGGGTGTGCTGCAGTGCGGGGACATCTACGAGGTGGAGAAGGGCGGGCCGGGTTACCGGTTCCCGGACGAGGTGACCGGCGAGGAGACCTACCCGCGCGGCACGGTCGCGATGGGCAACCAGGGCCCTGGCACGAACGGCAGCCAGTTCTTCTTCGTGCACTCGCACGCGAACATCGACCCGAAGTACAGCGTGCTGGGGCGCGTGGTGTGGGGCATGGACACCCTGGACCGGATCGTCGCCGCCGGGATCGCCGATGGCGCGGAAGACGGCGCCCCGGCGCGGCCCGTGCGCATCCACTTCGCCCTGACTTCGTAG
- a CDS encoding bile acid:sodium symporter family protein, translated as MESSVATTVLLPIALGVVMFGLGLSLTTKDFARVLSYPKAVVVALVCQVLVLPALCFGLVYALSLPPELAVGMMLLAASPGGTSANLFSHLAHGDVALNVTLTAVNSLLAVVTLPLVVNFSLGHFLAGDTGIGLQFGKTLQVFAIVLIPVALGMLARNRMPVLAERTRKPVKLLSLVFLVGTILVAVYQERANIGGYLADIGLATLLFSVLSIALGYLAPRLFRVDRRQAIAAAMEIGIHNSVLAITIALTLLDNTRIAIPGAVYGIVMFFTAGAFGYLISRRVTAPTSTAEVP; from the coding sequence GTGGAATCCTCGGTCGCCACCACCGTGCTGCTGCCGATCGCGCTCGGCGTGGTCATGTTCGGCCTCGGCCTTTCCTTGACCACCAAGGACTTCGCCCGGGTGCTCAGCTACCCGAAGGCGGTCGTGGTGGCACTGGTGTGCCAGGTGCTGGTGCTGCCCGCGCTCTGCTTCGGCCTGGTCTACGCGCTGAGCCTGCCGCCGGAACTGGCGGTCGGCATGATGCTGCTGGCGGCCTCCCCCGGCGGCACCAGCGCGAACCTGTTCAGCCACCTGGCGCACGGCGACGTGGCGCTGAACGTCACGCTCACCGCGGTCAACTCGCTGCTCGCCGTGGTCACGCTGCCGCTGGTGGTCAACTTCTCGCTCGGCCACTTCCTCGCCGGGGACACCGGGATCGGCCTGCAGTTCGGCAAGACCCTGCAGGTCTTCGCGATCGTCCTGATCCCGGTGGCGCTGGGAATGCTGGCGCGCAACCGGATGCCGGTGCTCGCCGAACGGACGCGGAAGCCGGTGAAGCTGCTGTCCCTGGTGTTCCTGGTCGGCACCATCCTCGTGGCCGTCTACCAGGAACGCGCCAACATCGGCGGCTACCTGGCCGACATCGGGCTGGCGACCCTGCTGTTCAGCGTGCTGTCGATCGCGCTGGGCTACCTCGCGCCCCGGTTGTTCCGGGTGGACCGCAGGCAGGCGATCGCCGCCGCGATGGAGATCGGCATCCACAACAGCGTGCTGGCCATCACCATCGCGCTGACCCTGCTCGACAACACCCGCATCGCCATCCCTGGCGCGGTCTACGGCATCGTCATGTTCTTCACCGCCGGCGCCTTCGGCTACCTGATCAGCCGCCGGGTCACCGCCCCGACGTCCACCGCCGAAGTGCCGTGA
- a CDS encoding calcium:proton antiporter, with the protein MATRSPALSWTTVVPVVAALVLAATWGRDLDTLFVVLVALVLGATVLAAVHHAEVVAHRVGEPFGSLVLAVAVTIIEVALIVTLMVSGGPESASLARDTVFAAVMITSNGIVGVALMAGAIRHGFTHFNAEGTGAALATVATLATLSLVLPTFTTSQAGPEFSSSQLVFAALASLVLYGMFVFTQTVRHRDFFLPVETETGTTDADGDGHADPPTTKAALTSLGLLLLALIAVVGLAKVESPAIEAGVKAVGFPPSFVGVVIALLVLLPETLAALRAALRERVQISLNLAYGSAMASIGLTIPAIAVATIWLEGPLTLGLGATQMVLFGLTIVVSVLTVVPGRATRLQGGVHLILLAAFLFLAVNP; encoded by the coding sequence ATGGCCACTCGATCCCCGGCGTTGTCCTGGACGACCGTGGTCCCGGTGGTCGCGGCGCTGGTACTGGCCGCGACCTGGGGCCGGGACCTCGACACCCTGTTCGTCGTCCTGGTCGCCCTCGTGCTGGGCGCCACGGTGCTGGCCGCGGTGCACCACGCCGAGGTGGTGGCGCACCGGGTCGGCGAGCCGTTCGGTTCGCTGGTGCTCGCGGTGGCGGTGACCATCATCGAGGTGGCGCTGATCGTCACGCTGATGGTCTCGGGCGGGCCGGAGTCGGCGTCGCTGGCCAGGGACACGGTGTTCGCCGCGGTGATGATCACCAGCAACGGCATCGTCGGCGTCGCGCTGATGGCCGGGGCGATCCGCCACGGCTTCACCCACTTCAACGCCGAGGGCACCGGGGCGGCGCTGGCCACGGTGGCCACCCTCGCCACGCTCAGCCTGGTGCTGCCGACCTTCACCACCAGCCAGGCCGGGCCGGAGTTCTCCAGCTCGCAGCTGGTCTTCGCCGCGCTGGCCTCGCTGGTGCTGTACGGGATGTTCGTGTTCACCCAGACCGTGCGGCACCGCGACTTCTTCCTGCCGGTGGAGACCGAGACCGGCACCACCGACGCCGACGGTGACGGGCACGCCGACCCGCCCACCACCAAGGCCGCGCTGACCAGCCTCGGCCTGCTGCTGCTCGCGTTGATCGCCGTGGTCGGACTGGCCAAAGTGGAGTCCCCGGCGATCGAGGCCGGGGTGAAGGCGGTCGGGTTCCCGCCGTCGTTCGTCGGCGTGGTGATCGCGCTGCTGGTGCTGCTGCCGGAAACGCTCGCCGCGCTGCGGGCGGCGTTGCGCGAGCGGGTCCAGATCAGCCTCAACCTCGCCTACGGCTCGGCGATGGCGAGCATCGGCCTGACCATCCCGGCGATCGCGGTGGCCACCATCTGGCTGGAAGGCCCGCTCACCCTCGGGCTCGGTGCCACGCAGATGGTGTTGTTCGGACTGACGATCGTGGTCAGCGTGCTCACCGTGGTCCCCGGCCGCGCCACCCGCCTGCAGGGCGGCGTGCACCTGATCCTGCTGGCCGCCTTCCTGTTCCTGGCCGTGAACCCCTGA
- a CDS encoding serine hydrolase, whose amino-acid sequence MTVNRRHALGLGGVAAAGVVLGSPAAAASEEEEIVAVDAASANRKIARTYAREVTRARGTWSSYIGVTGADAAAVEERADEVVEAYSVNKIAVATAVLDKVDRGLLTLDQRVDVTADIVIRDTDGIFGLDGAYPSSVTLGHAMAALLTLSDNTAVRLCGLVCPAAELNEILRGKGFVHTQVVPVANPNRFFLGTTTARETYTLLQKLVGGTLLSAASTEYLLTVLRSLSSFTDGIRLDLSSEERLRVATKAGWFNDGRNEAGVVFDTAGKPMITYSLFASGPFRGDAAANDTNFGATHPALRARQEIGRTLVDSVGRFSAETALTFKARVYQPSNGG is encoded by the coding sequence ATGACCGTGAATCGCAGGCACGCGCTCGGACTCGGTGGCGTGGCCGCCGCCGGTGTCGTGCTCGGCTCCCCCGCTGCCGCCGCCTCTGAAGAAGAAGAGATCGTCGCCGTCGACGCGGCGTCGGCCAACCGCAAGATCGCGCGGACCTACGCCCGCGAAGTGACCCGCGCGCGGGGGACCTGGTCCTCCTACATCGGCGTGACCGGCGCGGATGCCGCCGCCGTCGAGGAGCGGGCCGACGAGGTCGTCGAGGCCTACAGCGTGAACAAGATCGCGGTGGCCACCGCGGTGCTGGACAAGGTCGACCGCGGCCTGCTCACCCTGGACCAGCGCGTCGACGTCACCGCCGACATCGTCATCCGGGACACCGACGGCATCTTCGGCCTGGACGGCGCGTACCCCAGCTCGGTGACCCTCGGGCACGCGATGGCCGCGCTGCTGACGCTGTCCGACAACACCGCGGTCCGCCTGTGCGGCCTGGTCTGCCCGGCCGCCGAGCTGAACGAAATCCTGCGTGGCAAGGGTTTCGTGCACACCCAGGTGGTGCCGGTGGCCAACCCGAACCGGTTCTTCCTCGGCACCACGACCGCGCGCGAGACGTACACGCTGCTGCAGAAGCTGGTCGGCGGCACGCTGCTGTCGGCGGCGTCCACCGAGTACCTGCTCACCGTGCTGCGCTCGCTCAGTTCCTTCACCGACGGCATCCGCCTCGACCTGAGCTCCGAGGAGCGGCTGCGCGTGGCGACCAAGGCGGGCTGGTTCAACGACGGGCGCAACGAGGCCGGGGTCGTCTTCGACACCGCGGGCAAGCCGATGATCACCTACTCGCTGTTCGCCTCGGGCCCCTTCCGCGGGGACGCGGCGGCCAACGACACGAACTTCGGTGCCACGCACCCGGCGCTGCGCGCACGGCAGGAGATCGGGCGGACGCTGGTCGATTCGGTGGGAAGGTTCTCGGCGGAGACGGCGTTGACGTTCAAGGCGAGGGTCTACCAGCCGTCGAACGGCGGCTGA
- a CDS encoding DUF427 domain-containing protein, with protein MPDRKVLVPGPDHPITIEPNPNRIVVTVAGRTIADTTEALALSEAGYPAVQYIPRKDVDVSALERTDHHTYCPYKGESAYYSITDGGEKSVNAIWTYDEPYDAVAQIKGHMAFYPDRVDRIDETPR; from the coding sequence ATGCCGGACAGGAAGGTGCTGGTCCCCGGACCGGACCACCCGATCACCATCGAGCCGAACCCGAACCGGATCGTCGTCACCGTCGCCGGGCGCACCATCGCGGACACCACGGAGGCGCTCGCGCTGAGCGAGGCCGGTTACCCGGCGGTGCAGTACATCCCGCGCAAGGACGTGGACGTCTCGGCGCTGGAGCGGACCGACCACCACACGTACTGCCCGTACAAGGGCGAGTCGGCCTACTACAGCATCACCGACGGCGGGGAGAAGTCGGTGAACGCCATCTGGACCTACGACGAACCGTACGACGCGGTCGCCCAGATCAAGGGCCACATGGCTTTCTACCCGGACCGAGTGGACCGGATCGACGAAACCCCCCGGTGA